One genomic window of Euleptes europaea isolate rEulEur1 chromosome 8, rEulEur1.hap1, whole genome shotgun sequence includes the following:
- the MRPL13 gene encoding 39S ribosomal protein L13, mitochondrial — protein sequence MSSYSKAAQQWATFARAWYLLDAKMQPPGKIAEMAMLRLQGKHKPVYHALSDVGDHVVIINTRHIAFSGNKWEQKVYSSHTGYPGGFKQVTAAQLHTKDPTAIVKLATYGMLPKNLHRRTMMQRLHLFADDVIPEEMRKNLVEQLPQPRKVPKRLDEYTQEEIDAFPRLWTP from the exons ATGTCGAGCTACAGCAAAGCCGCGCAG CAATGGGCCACATTTGCTCGAGCTTGGTATCTTTTGGATGCAAAGATGCAGCCACCAGGAAAAATTGCAGAAATGGCCATGCTCAGACTTCAAGGGAAACATAAGCCTGTGTACCACGCTCTAA GTGACGTTGGAGATCATGTTGTCATAATAAATACAAGGCATATTGCTTTTTCTGGCAATAAATGGGAACAGAAGGTGTACTCATCACATACTGG ATACCCCGGCGGCTTCAAACAAGTAACAGCAGCTCAGCTTCATACAAAGGATCCAACAGCA ATTGTAAAACTGGCTACCTACGGAATGCTGCCAAAAAACCTCCACAGAAGAACCATGATGCAAAGACTGCATCTCTTTGCAGATGAT GTTATTCCTGAAGAAATGCGTAAGAATTTGGTAGAGCAGCTTCCGCAGCCCCGCAAAGTGCCCAAGAGGTTAGATGAATACACGCAAGAAGAAATTGATGCTTTCCCAAGGCTCTGGACTCCGTAA